A single Halarcobacter anaerophilus DNA region contains:
- the thrS gene encoding threonine--tRNA ligase, which produces MEPIGILSDGQIYDLQTAEALNIQGDVIKADNSPESLEILRHSCAHMMAQAIKELYPEAKFFVGPVVKEGFYYDFKVESKITDEDLPKIEKKMKEIANRKLPIQRYETTREEILEKFAKDELKQAVLQNITDDTLTLYKQGDFEDLCRGPHLPNTRMIRAFKLTRVAGAYLGGDEKNEMITRIYGIAFFDKKELNDYIRMLEEAKKRDHRKLGAELELFAFNDDIGAGLPLWLPNGARLRGKLEKLLYKAHRVRGYEPVRGPEILKSDMWKISGHYQNYKENMYFTTIDEQEYGIKPMNCVGHIQIFKNSIVSYKDLPKKLFEYGVVHRHEMSGAMHGLFRVREFTQDDAHIFCTQDQIKEVIFEVLEFVDSLLNLFDFKYEIEVSTKPEKAIGDDIFWEKTTKGIMDALDEKGINYGIDEGGGAFYGPKIDIKILDAIGRKWQCGTVQVDMNLPSRFEADYINDKGEKEQAVMIHRAILGSFERFIGILTEHCAGEFPFVIAPTQVIFVPIAQPHVEYAKELQKELLYDEIDSEIYDMNESLNKRIRMAEKKRVPMIVVLGDEEVENKSVALRNRRKREQSNMSKDEFFKMLNQINSGSKI; this is translated from the coding sequence TTGGAACCAATTGGTATATTAAGTGATGGTCAAATATATGACCTTCAAACTGCTGAGGCTTTAAACATCCAAGGTGATGTTATCAAAGCAGACAATTCCCCTGAGTCTCTAGAAATACTTAGACACTCATGTGCTCACATGATGGCACAAGCTATCAAAGAGTTATATCCAGAAGCAAAATTTTTCGTAGGTCCGGTTGTAAAAGAGGGATTTTATTACGATTTTAAAGTAGAATCAAAAATTACTGACGAAGATTTACCGAAAATTGAAAAGAAAATGAAAGAGATAGCTAATAGAAAGCTTCCTATTCAAAGATACGAAACGACCAGAGAAGAGATACTAGAAAAATTTGCGAAAGATGAATTAAAACAGGCTGTTTTACAAAATATTACCGATGATACCTTAACCTTGTACAAGCAAGGTGATTTTGAAGATTTATGTAGAGGTCCACACCTTCCTAATACTAGAATGATCAGAGCATTTAAACTTACAAGAGTAGCAGGAGCTTATCTTGGCGGTGATGAAAAAAATGAGATGATTACAAGAATCTACGGAATAGCATTCTTTGATAAAAAAGAGCTAAACGATTATATTAGAATGCTTGAAGAAGCTAAAAAAAGAGACCATAGAAAACTTGGAGCAGAATTAGAACTTTTTGCTTTTAATGATGATATAGGAGCAGGTCTTCCCTTGTGGCTTCCAAACGGAGCAAGACTTAGAGGAAAGCTTGAAAAACTTTTATATAAAGCTCATAGAGTAAGAGGTTATGAACCCGTACGTGGTCCGGAAATACTAAAATCAGATATGTGGAAAATTTCAGGACACTATCAAAATTATAAAGAGAATATGTATTTTACCACTATTGATGAACAAGAGTACGGTATCAAACCTATGAACTGCGTAGGACATATTCAAATATTTAAAAACAGTATAGTTTCATATAAAGACTTACCGAAAAAACTTTTTGAATACGGTGTAGTTCACAGACATGAAATGAGTGGAGCGATGCATGGACTTTTTAGAGTAAGAGAGTTTACTCAAGATGATGCACATATTTTCTGTACACAAGATCAAATAAAAGAGGTGATTTTTGAAGTTTTAGAATTTGTCGACTCTTTACTTAACTTATTTGATTTTAAATATGAAATCGAAGTATCGACAAAACCTGAAAAAGCAATCGGAGATGATATCTTTTGGGAAAAAACTACCAAAGGAATAATGGATGCATTAGATGAAAAAGGTATTAATTACGGAATTGATGAAGGTGGAGGAGCTTTCTACGGTCCTAAAATCGATATTAAAATCTTAGATGCAATCGGAAGAAAATGGCAATGCGGTACTGTTCAAGTAGATATGAACTTGCCAAGCAGATTTGAAGCCGATTATATAAATGATAAAGGTGAAAAAGAACAAGCTGTTATGATTCACAGAGCAATTTTAGGTTCATTTGAAAGATTTATAGGTATTTTAACTGAACACTGTGCAGGAGAATTTCCTTTTGTAATTGCACCTACGCAAGTTATTTTTGTACCTATTGCCCAACCTCATGTTGAGTATGCAAAAGAGTTACAAAAAGAGCTTTTATATGATGAAATAGATTCTGAAATTTATGATATGAACGAAAGTCTAAATAAAAGAATCAGAATGGCTGAGAAAAAAAGAGTACCTATGATAGTCGTACTTGGAGACGAAGAGGTTGAAAATAAAAGTGTTGCACTAAGAAATAGAAGAAAAAGAGAACAATCAAATATGAGTAAAGACGAGTTCTTTAAAATGTTAAATCAAATAAATTCAGGGAGTAAAATTTGA
- a CDS encoding 4Fe-4S dicluster domain-containing protein: MNYAMALDYQNCINCKACETACKEENGVQLGADKQRIWVGITEGSIFGKSFVNLYPSQCNHCETAPCVSVCPTNASHIVAGGIVKVDPDKCILCKGCMEACPYDARFVDDTKVAVDKCTFCDHRIEEYGTTACQATCPTNVRLFGDLDDENSDLVKLLKKSRFFFLKEEAGTRPKLFYIVPESENYARQSISHDTKIYTWDEYLRVYRNVNTQGV; this comes from the coding sequence ATGAATTACGCAATGGCCTTAGATTATCAAAACTGTATAAACTGTAAAGCATGTGAAACTGCATGTAAAGAAGAAAACGGTGTACAGTTGGGTGCAGATAAACAAAGAATTTGGGTAGGTATTACAGAAGGATCGATTTTTGGAAAATCATTTGTTAACTTATATCCTTCTCAATGTAACCACTGTGAAACGGCACCTTGTGTTAGTGTGTGTCCTACAAATGCAAGTCATATAGTTGCAGGAGGGATTGTTAAAGTTGATCCGGATAAATGTATTTTATGTAAAGGTTGCATGGAAGCTTGTCCTTATGATGCAAGATTCGTAGATGATACAAAAGTTGCCGTAGATAAATGTACTTTTTGCGATCATAGAATTGAAGAGTACGGAACTACGGCTTGTCAAGCAACTTGCCCTACAAATGTAAGATTATTCGGCGATTTAGATGATGAAAACAGTGATTTGGTTAAACTTTTGAAAAAAAGTAGATTCTTCTTCTTAAAAGAGGAAGCAGGAACTAGACCGAAACTGTTTTATATCGTTCCTGAGTCTGAGAATTATGCTAGACAAAGTATCTCTCATGATACCAAAATATACACTTGGGATGAGTATCTAAGAGTATACAGAAACGTGAATACTCAAGGAGTTTAG
- the rpmI gene encoding 50S ribosomal protein L35, whose product MPKMKSVSSALKRFKVKKNGSIKRGSAFRSHILTKKTQKRKRNLRGPQTIANSDLSRVKTMLNA is encoded by the coding sequence ATGCCAAAGATGAAATCAGTTAGTAGTGCTTTAAAAAGATTTAAAGTTAAAAAAAATGGTTCTATCAAAAGAGGATCAGCTTTTAGAAGCCACATTCTAACAAAAAAGACTCAAAAGAGAAAAAGAAATCTTAGAGGTCCACAAACAATAGCAAACTCGGATTTATCTAGAGTTAAAACAATGTTAAACGCGTAA
- the rplT gene encoding 50S ribosomal protein L20 yields the protein MPRVKTGVVRRKRHKKVLKEARGFFSGRRKHFRKAKEQLEHSLVYAYRDRRQKKRDIKKLWIIRINAACRLNDINYSRFMNGLKLANIELDRKILADMAMNDAEAFSALVVKAKEALAA from the coding sequence ATGCCAAGAGTAAAAACTGGTGTAGTAAGAAGAAAAAGACACAAAAAAGTTTTAAAAGAAGCTAGAGGATTTTTTAGCGGAAGAAGAAAACATTTTAGAAAAGCTAAAGAGCAATTAGAACACTCATTAGTATATGCTTACAGAGACAGAAGACAGAAAAAAAGAGATATTAAAAAGCTTTGGATCATCAGAATCAATGCTGCTTGCAGATTAAACGATATTAACTATTCAAGATTTATGAATGGTTTAAAACTAGCTAACATTGAGTTAGATAGAAAAATCTTAGCTGATATGGCTATGAATGATGCAGAGGCTTTCTCGGCATTAGTAGTAAAGGCAAAAGAAGCATTAGCAGCATAA
- a CDS encoding cytochrome b/b6 domain-containing protein yields the protein MKNSKNKTYVWSFLGRLSHWMLVFSFLGCYITSFYENLLTLHIAIGITVFGMLLMKIVWGLIGPKYARWSDFSFSVDALKHYFLEKIHNRYRDINPGHNPASSWFAFLVTWIGILCCLSGFFLYGIQEAKGIFSFLNENYISKSYIFDNIHVFLVYILLLMIFAHISGVLIEQFYHKTDMVMAMVSGYKRAKGEDIKITLRTKVLGTIYIVLVLFVSFYTYYVPENIVTKSKFKEISYKEQNYDFYFECSDCHNLYPPFLLPKDSWIALMKDQHEHYDEDLELDESLVKNITSYMVTNSAENSTKESAFKFRDEIENSKEYTITKTDYWKRTHKDIPDEIFENDIVETKSNCVACHKDFEKGILADINITYPPKVAKK from the coding sequence ATGAAAAACAGTAAAAATAAAACTTATGTTTGGTCTTTTCTTGGAAGATTGAGTCACTGGATGTTGGTATTCTCTTTTTTGGGATGTTATATTACCTCTTTTTATGAAAATCTGCTAACTCTTCATATAGCTATAGGAATTACAGTTTTCGGTATGCTTTTAATGAAAATCGTATGGGGCTTAATCGGTCCTAAATATGCAAGATGGAGTGATTTTAGTTTTTCAGTTGATGCTCTAAAGCACTATTTTTTGGAAAAAATACATAATAGATATAGAGACATAAACCCGGGACATAATCCTGCTTCCTCATGGTTTGCTTTTTTAGTTACGTGGATAGGAATTTTATGCTGCTTAAGCGGATTTTTTTTATACGGTATTCAAGAAGCCAAAGGGATATTTTCATTTTTAAATGAAAACTATATTTCTAAAAGCTATATTTTTGATAACATTCATGTTTTTTTAGTTTATATTCTGCTTCTTATGATATTTGCACATATCTCAGGAGTATTGATTGAGCAGTTTTATCATAAAACTGATATGGTGATGGCAATGGTAAGCGGATATAAAAGAGCAAAAGGTGAAGATATAAAAATTACTCTTAGAACAAAAGTTTTGGGTACTATATATATTGTTCTTGTTCTTTTTGTATCTTTTTATACTTATTATGTACCTGAGAATATAGTAACAAAAAGTAAGTTTAAAGAGATTTCATATAAAGAGCAAAATTACGACTTCTATTTTGAGTGTTCAGATTGCCATAATCTCTATCCTCCTTTTTTATTGCCAAAAGATTCTTGGATTGCTTTAATGAAAGATCAGCATGAACATTATGATGAAGATTTAGAATTAGATGAAAGTTTGGTAAAAAATATTACATCATATATGGTTACTAATTCAGCTGAAAATTCTACAAAAGAATCTGCTTTTAAATTTAGAGATGAAATAGAAAATTCAAAAGAGTATACTATTACAAAAACTGATTATTGGAAAAGAACTCATAAAGATATTCCCGATGAAATATTTGAAAATGATATAGTTGAAACAAAATCAAATTGTGTTGCTTGTCATAAAGATTTTGAGAAAGGAATTCTTGCTGACATAAATATTACATATCCTCCAAAAGTAGCTAAAAAGTAA
- the infC gene encoding translation initiation factor IF-3 gives MSRNSKKQEAIMNEEITAKEVRCMGDDGTNYGIIPTRDALSTADELGLDLVLIAADAKPPVAKIMDYGKFKYQQEKKKKEAKKKQKVIVIKEVKFSVKIAENDINYKVKHAIEFLEKGFHVKCRVFLKGREMAHPEAGTEVLERVWPMLEEYGVRESEPKQEGRFVNMYITPKSEKTKN, from the coding sequence TTGAGTAGAAATTCTAAAAAACAAGAAGCAATAATGAATGAGGAAATCACTGCAAAAGAAGTGAGATGTATGGGTGATGATGGAACCAATTATGGAATTATTCCAACAAGAGATGCCCTATCTACTGCTGACGAGTTAGGATTAGACTTAGTTCTTATTGCTGCTGATGCCAAACCTCCTGTAGCAAAAATCATGGATTACGGTAAATTTAAATATCAGCAAGAAAAAAAGAAAAAAGAGGCTAAGAAAAAACAAAAAGTAATTGTTATAAAAGAAGTCAAATTTTCTGTTAAAATTGCCGAAAATGATATTAACTATAAAGTAAAACATGCCATTGAATTTCTTGAAAAAGGATTCCATGTAAAATGCAGAGTCTTTTTAAAAGGTAGAGAGATGGCTCATCCAGAAGCTGGTACTGAAGTTTTAGAGAGAGTTTGGCCTATGTTAGAAGAGTATGGAGTAAGAGAATCTGAACCTAAGCAAGAGGGAAGATTTGTAAATATGTATATTACTCCAAAATCTGAAAAAACAAAAAACTAA
- a CDS encoding polysulfide reductase, with product MEKIVILGLPINKVPFKEIFFNKIMLLSYILICFAIYGIYDIFELRYFSDVATSHSLALEPATEGLKEAIREAIFGHVGEVSREVPWTLFITNYMYMIYTGSGMIFLVALAELLNIKIVEKLAASFMVFGLAMVFAGLFTIATDLNMLNIIWMFLDPNVNTGMWLMLPLYCTYIPFVLFEIYLILTQKRDLAKKLAFPILLLSICVDLIEYYIQAKLFSMNTARHLWTEFPGLMWYFIISAFVSSLGIMGVLSFFVHRTKDEYKKLMVLLRKALLFFIYLLAIYEVVGYLIIDKDWAFIILFGEFKELFFGGYILFALVLPFLLLMRPSKYYVIPASISVIIGGYIGRYLFVYGGNANPLSNRFGVGYEMYNFYDIPSSFNYVPPHLGEICIVIGSIGVVLFIYKLVDTLFSVNKKRELD from the coding sequence ATGGAAAAAATAGTTATATTGGGTTTACCTATAAATAAGGTTCCTTTTAAAGAGATATTTTTTAATAAAATTATGCTTTTATCATATATCTTAATCTGTTTTGCAATCTACGGAATTTATGATATTTTTGAATTGCGGTATTTCTCTGATGTTGCAACTTCTCACTCTTTGGCTTTGGAACCCGCAACTGAAGGATTAAAAGAGGCTATAAGAGAGGCGATTTTCGGTCATGTGGGAGAAGTCAGCAGAGAAGTTCCCTGGACGCTTTTCATTACAAATTATATGTATATGATATATACAGGAAGCGGAATGATTTTTCTTGTTGCTTTGGCAGAACTTTTGAATATAAAAATAGTAGAAAAACTTGCAGCTTCATTTATGGTATTTGGACTTGCAATGGTTTTTGCAGGACTCTTTACAATAGCAACGGATTTGAATATGTTAAATATCATATGGATGTTTTTAGATCCTAATGTAAATACAGGTATGTGGTTAATGTTACCTCTATATTGTACATATATTCCCTTTGTTTTATTTGAGATATATTTGATTTTGACTCAAAAAAGAGATTTGGCAAAAAAATTGGCATTTCCTATTTTATTATTAAGTATTTGCGTTGACTTAATTGAGTATTATATTCAAGCAAAACTTTTTTCTATGAATACAGCTAGACATTTATGGACAGAGTTCCCAGGTTTGATGTGGTACTTTATTATATCGGCATTCGTGTCATCATTGGGAATTATGGGAGTCTTGTCATTTTTTGTACATAGAACTAAAGACGAGTATAAAAAATTGATGGTTTTACTTAGAAAAGCACTGCTTTTTTTCATATATTTATTGGCAATTTACGAAGTTGTAGGATATTTGATAATTGATAAAGATTGGGCTTTTATTATTCTTTTCGGTGAATTTAAAGAGTTGTTTTTCGGTGGATACATTCTTTTTGCTTTGGTTCTGCCTTTTTTACTTTTAATGAGACCAAGTAAATATTATGTAATTCCTGCTTCAATTTCAGTTATTATAGGAGGTTATATAGGTAGATATTTATTTGTTTATGGAGGAAATGCAAACCCGCTTTCAAATAGATTCGGTGTTGGTTATGAGATGTATAACTTTTATGATATACCAAGCAGTTTTAACTATGTTCCTCCTCATTTAGGAGAGATATGTATTGTTATCGGTTCAATAGGTGTAGTTCTTTTTATTTATAAATTAGTAGATACACTATTCTCTGTAAATAAAAAAAGAGAGCTAGATTAA
- a CDS encoding rhodanese-like domain-containing protein, with amino-acid sequence MKTILKSLVVVGLLIVGTFANSSDALAKPSAKVQSMIDNFKLEVVDYNYAKAKVAKGTRNGSKAIFIDARPNKKYKVGTIPSSLNIPDTEYDKYVGQLKDTPKNKEILVFCGGWKCTKSPKVADMLKKDGFTNVKLYQAGEPEWSKRNYNEVDLAVIKSAQSKNSAILIDARPYPKYLQETIPGSISIPDTKIDELKGRFPVYHMEKIIVFCGGYKCVKSHNVAKKLVSMGYGNVSVFAAGVPAWKKAGLATTKSASTQKPVTQEKKAQFSKNGAKIGTDEGSIDGEWLYSLIKEDKVPSFIQIVDVTSPQEYKSGHLKGAINIQAEKYSAKDLVSKFPKGKTIVFNCTAGGRSMDAWTKIKEAGLDISEVFYFDANIDCKGNNCKIEVNEPLE; translated from the coding sequence ATGAAGACTATTTTAAAAAGTTTAGTGGTTGTTGGGTTACTTATTGTAGGTACTTTTGCAAATAGTTCTGATGCTTTGGCTAAACCTAGTGCCAAAGTTCAGTCTATGATTGACAATTTTAAGCTGGAAGTTGTTGATTATAATTATGCTAAAGCAAAAGTTGCCAAAGGAACTAGAAACGGAAGTAAAGCAATCTTTATTGATGCAAGACCGAATAAAAAATATAAAGTGGGAACTATTCCAAGTTCTTTGAATATTCCGGATACTGAATATGATAAATATGTAGGACAATTAAAAGATACACCTAAAAACAAAGAGATTCTTGTATTTTGCGGTGGATGGAAATGTACAAAAAGTCCAAAAGTTGCCGATATGCTTAAAAAAGACGGTTTTACAAACGTAAAACTTTATCAAGCAGGTGAGCCTGAATGGAGTAAAAGAAATTATAATGAAGTTGATTTAGCTGTAATAAAATCTGCACAAAGTAAAAACAGTGCCATTTTAATTGATGCAAGACCTTATCCAAAATATTTGCAAGAAACAATTCCGGGTTCAATCTCGATTCCTGATACGAAAATTGATGAATTAAAAGGAAGATTTCCTGTTTATCATATGGAAAAAATAATTGTATTTTGCGGTGGATACAAATGTGTTAAATCACATAATGTGGCAAAAAAACTTGTTTCTATGGGATACGGTAATGTTTCTGTTTTTGCAGCAGGTGTTCCTGCTTGGAAAAAAGCAGGGCTTGCTACAACAAAAAGTGCTTCTACTCAAAAACCCGTAACTCAAGAGAAAAAAGCTCAATTTAGTAAAAACGGAGCTAAAATAGGAACAGATGAGGGAAGTATTGACGGAGAGTGGTTATACTCTTTGATTAAAGAGGATAAAGTTCCTTCTTTTATTCAAATTGTTGATGTAACATCACCGCAAGAGTATAAAAGCGGTCATTTAAAAGGTGCTATAAATATTCAAGCAGAGAAATATTCTGCAAAAGATTTGGTATCAAAATTTCCAAAAGGTAAAACAATAGTATTTAATTGTACGGCAGGCGGTAGATCAATGGATGCTTGGACAAAAATAAAAGAAGCAGGATTAGATATCTCTGAAGTCTTCTATTTCGATGCAAATATTGATTGTAAAGGAAACAATTGTAAAATTGAGGTTAATGAACCTCTTGAATAA
- a CDS encoding molybdopterin-containing oxidoreductase family protein, with protein sequence MEVEISRRKFLQGTVALSVVAASTSALSSTKSYNDKKVFGTTKISSNKEDIRIVPTLCEMCVNKCAAYARVENNVVTKLDPNPHFPKSQNMLCARGNAGIQALYDPDRIKYPLIRVGERGDGKYKRVTWDEAYTYITKKLTKILDEEEDNRSCIGYCAGEGMAEHTFKSFMFDKIGSSNFVNHASICLQTAVSGYALTIGKYGQADLQNARYVIMAGANRAEAIVTPDTMDIFKRTRGKGASLVVVDPRFTNTAIHADRYLAIKPGTDLAFVLAMTYHVIKYELYNRTYVKNNFSNFDKYKEHVLSSNYTPEWAEKITGISAKQIKAVAEEFMENAPQSIYYQGRRSTWSKNDFQLRRAQAIFTALGGGIDVKGGIVFGKKLPLGTHKVNAPMYANAESRIEKDVAAIVGASGSWIGWRNKILENKTPYPVRAFFAYKQNPMLSVPTTSKTKKMLEKMDLVVVIDTIPSDTAMMADVILPECTYLEREDPVKSFPGIEPSIALRKKAVEPMYETKPVLEIVRGLAKKLSKPLWEITKKYDEDVQDELDGMSEEEIEEYYQENGFNLADAYEQSQEEVNKHMVESVYGEEAWKILREKGVFYPNFLKDFKKIDNNSFQYYDEKEKFYTVVKLEDSHDSDDIDTCINPRDIAEIKRLFPTPSKKIECYLDNLEKKGVEPMPAWHDEDYKKVPKGKFKFISGRHAQFTQNATQNNVMLLELMPENYVWINKKNAKEHGIEHGDLVEVKSSVGTVQIKAFPTDKIVEDTLFYIHGFGSKSTGMTFAQRNGASDNEIIEDDIEPVFGSAIMHETIVSIRKV encoded by the coding sequence ATGGAAGTTGAGATTTCAAGAAGAAAATTTCTTCAAGGTACAGTAGCACTTTCTGTTGTTGCAGCATCAACTTCAGCACTTTCAAGTACCAAATCATATAATGATAAAAAAGTGTTTGGCACTACAAAAATTTCTTCAAATAAAGAAGATATAAGAATAGTTCCAACCTTATGTGAAATGTGTGTAAATAAGTGTGCGGCATATGCCAGAGTTGAGAATAATGTGGTTACCAAACTTGATCCGAATCCCCATTTCCCTAAATCACAAAATATGTTGTGTGCCAGAGGTAATGCAGGAATTCAAGCTTTATATGATCCTGATAGAATTAAATACCCGCTTATAAGAGTGGGAGAAAGAGGTGACGGAAAATATAAAAGAGTAACATGGGATGAAGCTTATACCTATATAACTAAAAAGTTAACTAAAATACTTGATGAAGAAGAAGATAACAGATCATGTATAGGTTATTGTGCGGGTGAAGGTATGGCAGAACATACATTCAAATCTTTTATGTTTGATAAAATAGGTTCTTCAAATTTTGTAAACCATGCCTCAATTTGTCTTCAAACAGCCGTATCTGGATATGCTTTAACTATAGGTAAATACGGGCAAGCAGATTTACAAAATGCAAGATATGTGATTATGGCAGGAGCAAACAGAGCTGAAGCAATCGTTACTCCAGATACTATGGATATCTTTAAAAGAACTAGAGGAAAAGGTGCCTCTTTGGTAGTGGTCGATCCTAGATTTACAAATACTGCAATTCATGCAGACAGATATCTTGCTATAAAACCCGGTACGGATTTGGCTTTTGTACTTGCAATGACATATCATGTAATTAAATATGAACTATATAACAGAACATATGTAAAAAACAATTTTTCAAATTTTGATAAATATAAAGAACATGTTTTAAGTAGTAACTATACTCCTGAGTGGGCAGAGAAAATTACGGGAATTTCTGCAAAACAGATAAAAGCGGTTGCCGAAGAGTTTATGGAAAATGCACCGCAATCTATATATTATCAAGGAAGAAGATCTACTTGGAGCAAAAATGATTTTCAACTTAGACGTGCCCAAGCAATTTTTACTGCTTTAGGCGGAGGAATAGATGTAAAAGGAGGAATTGTTTTTGGGAAAAAACTTCCTTTAGGAACTCATAAAGTAAACGCTCCTATGTATGCAAACGCTGAATCAAGAATAGAAAAAGATGTGGCTGCTATTGTCGGTGCCAGCGGTTCATGGATTGGATGGAGAAATAAAATTTTGGAAAACAAAACTCCTTATCCTGTTAGAGCCTTTTTTGCATATAAACAAAATCCGATGTTATCTGTTCCTACAACTTCTAAAACAAAAAAAATGTTAGAAAAAATGGATTTGGTAGTTGTAATTGATACTATTCCAAGCGATACTGCAATGATGGCTGACGTTATTTTGCCTGAATGTACTTATTTGGAAAGAGAAGATCCTGTAAAATCTTTTCCCGGAATAGAACCCTCTATTGCTTTAAGAAAAAAAGCCGTGGAACCTATGTATGAGACTAAACCTGTTTTAGAAATTGTTAGAGGTTTGGCAAAAAAACTTTCAAAACCTTTATGGGAAATAACTAAAAAATATGATGAAGATGTTCAAGACGAATTAGACGGAATGTCAGAAGAAGAGATTGAAGAGTATTACCAAGAAAACGGTTTTAATCTTGCAGATGCTTATGAACAATCTCAAGAAGAAGTAAACAAACATATGGTTGAATCCGTGTATGGAGAAGAGGCTTGGAAAATATTAAGAGAAAAAGGAGTTTTTTATCCAAACTTTTTAAAAGATTTTAAAAAAATTGATAATAACTCTTTTCAATATTATGATGAAAAAGAGAAATTTTACACAGTAGTTAAATTGGAAGATAGTCATGATTCCGATGATATTGATACTTGTATAAATCCAAGAGATATAGCAGAAATAAAAAGATTATTTCCGACACCTAGCAAAAAAATAGAGTGTTATTTGGATAATTTAGAGAAAAAAGGTGTTGAGCCAATGCCTGCATGGCATGATGAAGATTATAAAAAAGTTCCAAAAGGTAAATTTAAATTTATCAGCGGAAGACATGCTCAATTTACGCAAAATGCAACACAAAACAATGTGATGTTATTAGAACTTATGCCTGAAAATTATGTTTGGATAAATAAAAAAAATGCGAAAGAACATGGAATAGAACACGGAGATTTGGTTGAAGTTAAAAGTAGCGTCGGAACTGTACAGATAAAAGCATTTCCTACTGATAAAATAGTAGAAGATACTCTTTTTTATATCCATGGATTCGGTTCTAAATCTACAGGTATGACATTTGCCCAAAGAAACGGAGCAAGTGATAATGAAATTATAGAAGATGATATAGAACCTGTATTCGGTAGTGCAATTATGCATGAAACTATAGTTTCTATTAGAAAGGTTTAA